The Pan troglodytes isolate AG18354 chromosome 7, NHGRI_mPanTro3-v2.0_pri, whole genome shotgun sequence genome has a window encoding:
- the LOC134810723 gene encoding protein FAM90A15-like, producing MMARRDPKSWAKRLVRAQTLQKQRRAPVGPRAPPPDEEDPRLKCKNCGAFGHTARSTRCPMKCWKAALVPATLGKKEGKENLKPWKPQVEANPGPLNKDKGEKEERPRQQDPQRKALLHIFSGKPPEKPLPNRKGSTESSDYLRVASGPMPVHTTSKRPRLGPVLADRSATETSDRGSVLASPSPLRKASLSSSSSLGPKERQTGAAADIPQPAVRQQGPEPLLVVKPTHSSPEGGCREVPQAASKTHGLLQAIRPQAQDIRPAVTSQPCPPAATHSLGLGSNLSFGPGAKRPAQARIQACLNFPKKPRLGPFQIPESAIQGGELGAPENLQPPPAATELGPSTSPQMGRRTPAQVPSVDRQPPHSRPCLPTAQACTMSHHPAASHDGAQPLTVLFRRLENGRWSSSLLAAPSFHSPEKPGAFLAQSPHVSEKSEGPRVRVPPSVLYEDLQVSSSSEDSDSDLE from the exons ATGATGGCACGTCGGGACCCCAAATCTTGGGCCAAGAGGCTGGTGAGAGCCCAGACCCTCCAGAAGCAGCGGAGGGCCCCAGTTGGGCCAAGGGCTCCCCCGCCCGATGAAGAAGATCCCAGG ctcaagtgcaaaaactgcggggcctttggccacacggccagaagtaccaggtgccccatgaagtgctggaaggcagccctggttccagcgaccttggggaaaaaggaagggaaggaaaacctgaaaccatggaagccccaggttgaagccaacccggggcccttgaacaaggataagggagagaaggaagagagaccaag gcaacaagacccgcagaggaaggctctcctccacatattttctgggaaacctccagagaagccgctgccgaatcgaaaaggatccacggaatcttctgattatctgagg gttgcaagcgggccaatgccggtccacacaaccagtaagaggccgcgcctgggccctgtcctcgctgatcgctcagctaccgaaacgtctgacaggggctccgtcttggcttcgccgtctcccctcagaaaagccagtctgagctcctcctcaagtcttggaccaaaggaaagacagacaggggctgcggccgacatccctcagcctgcagtcaggcagcagggccccgagcctctcctcgtggtgaagccgacacacagcagccctgagggtggctgccgagaagttccccaggctgcctccaaaacccaCGGCCTGCTCCAGGCCATCAGACCCCAGGCACAAGACATACGTCCTGCGGtgacctcacagccctgcccgccagccgccacacacagcttgggcctaggctccaatctcagcttcgggccaggagccaagagacctgcccaggctcggattcaggcttgcctgaacttccccaagaaaccgagactgggtcccttccagatccccgaaagcgccatccagggaggtgagctgggggccccggagaatctccaacctccgccagccgcaaccgaacttggaccaagtacgtcgccccagatgggcaggaggacacccgcccaggtgcccagcgtcgaccggcagcctccgcacagcagaccttgcctgcctactgcccaggcctgcaccatgtcccatcacccagcggccagccatgatggggcccagcctctcacagtgctcttccggagactggaaaacggacgctggagctccagcctcctggcggccccctcatttcactctcctgagaagccgggagccttcctcgctcagagccctcatgtgtcagagaagtctgagggtccccgtgttcgtgtcccaccgagcgtcctctatgaggaccttcaggtttcctcctcctcagaggacagcgattctgacctggagtga
- the LOC134810722 gene encoding protein FAM90A15 has product MMARRDPKSWAKRLVRAQTLQKQRRAPVGPRAPPPDEEDPRLKCKNCGAFGHTARSTRCPMKCWKAALVPATLGKKEGKENLKPWKPQVEANPGPLNKDKGEKEERPRQQDPQRKALLHIFSGKPPEKPLPNRKGSTESSDYLRVASGPMPVHTTSKRPRLGPVLADRSATETSDRGSVLASPSPLRKASLSSSSSLGPKERQTGAAADIPQPAVRQQGPEPLLVVKPTHSSPEGGCREVPQAASKTHGLLQAIRPQAQDKRPAVTSQPCPPAATHSLGLGSNLSFGPGAKRPAQARIQACLNFPKKPRLGPFQIPESAIQGGELGAPENLQPPPAATELGPSTSPQMGRRTPAQVPSVDRQPPHSRPCLPTAQACTMSHHPAASHDGAQPLTVLFRRLENGRWSSSLLAAPSFHSPEKPGAFLAQSPHVSEKSEGPRVRVPPSVLYEDLQVSSSSEDSDSDLE; this is encoded by the exons ATGATGGCACGTCGGGACCCCAAATCTTGGGCCAAGAGGCTGGTGAGAGCCCAGACCCTCCAGAAGCAGCGGAGGGCCCCAGTTGGGCCAAGGGCTCCCCCGCCCGATGAAGAAGATCCCAGG ctcaagtgcaaaaactgcggggcctttggccacacggccagaagtaccaggtgccccatgaagtgctggaaggcagccctggttccagcgaccttggggaaaaaggaagggaaggaaaacctgaaaccatggaagccccaggttgaagccaacccggggcccttgaacaaggataagggagagaaggaagagagaccaag gcaacaagacccgcagaggaaggctctcctccacatattttctgggaaacctccagagaagccgctgccgaatcgaaaaggatccacggaatcttctgattatctgagg gttgcaagcgggccaatgccggtccacacaaccagtaagaggccgcgcctgggccctgtcctcgctgatcgctcagctaccgaaacgtctgacaggggctccgtcttggcttcgccgtctcccctcagaaaagccagtctgagctcctcctcaagtcttggaccaaaggaaagacagacaggggctgcggccgacatccctcagcctgcagtcaggcagcagggccccgagcctctcctcgtggtgaagccgacacacagcagccctgagggtggctgccgagaagttccccaggctgcctccaaaacccacggcctgctccaggccatcagaccccaggcacaggacaaacgtcctgcggtgacctcacagccctgcccgccagccgccacacacagcttgggcctaggctccaatctcagcttcgggccaggagccaagagacctgcccaggctcggattcaggcttgcctgaacttccccaagaaaccgagactgggtcccttccagatccccgaaagcgccatccagggaggtgagctgggggccccggagaatctccaacctccgccagccgcaaccgaacttggaccaagtacgtcgccccagatgggcaggaggacacccgcccaggtgcccagcgtcgaccggcagcctccgcacagcagaccttgcctgcctactgcccaggcctgcaccatgtcccatcacccagcggccagccatgatggggcccagcctctcacagtgctcttccggagactggaaaacggacgctggagctccagcctcctggcggccccctcatttcactctcctgagaagccgggagccttcctcgctcagagccctcatgtgtcagagaagtctgagggtccccgtgttcgtgtcccaccgagcgtcctctatgaggaccttcaggtttcctcctcctcagaggacagcgattctgacctggagtga